From Candidatus Dadabacteria bacterium, the proteins below share one genomic window:
- a CDS encoding IS630 family transposase, with the protein MSTRSKRPELVLSEEEKQKLLTISRSKKLPKREVQRASILLCYSEGNTIVSIQGKLNVSRPTIYKCIDKALAKGVEAGLKDAYHGTESVISDGAKAWVINVACTKPTEHGLAAEVWSYSALARYIRDNAIEKGYESLSKASKATVWRILNKAKIKPHKIRYYLERRDEEFERKMKEVLMVYQEVNIWNEQSEDTSVRPDVITVSVDEKPGIQAIANVAPDLPPKPGEHGEIGRDYEYKRLGTVSLLAALDLHDGRIIAKVRDRHRSREFIELLKELDKYYPKKNTIRLVLDNHSSHVSKETTRYLGTRPGRFIYVHTPKHGSWLNLVETAFSKMARGFLRHIRVSSKAELKERILKGIEEINADPVVHRWNKFDLEIA; encoded by the coding sequence ATGTCAACAAGAAGCAAGCGACCGGAACTTGTTTTGAGTGAGGAAGAAAAACAGAAGCTTCTGACAATAAGCCGTTCAAAGAAGCTTCCTAAACGGGAAGTACAGAGGGCATCGATACTGTTATGTTACTCGGAAGGCAACACGATAGTCTCCATACAGGGCAAGCTGAATGTTTCAAGGCCCACAATATACAAGTGCATTGATAAAGCCTTGGCCAAGGGGGTGGAAGCAGGGCTGAAGGACGCTTATCACGGAACGGAATCCGTAATAAGCGACGGCGCCAAGGCATGGGTGATTAACGTTGCGTGCACAAAGCCCACGGAGCATGGTCTGGCTGCGGAGGTCTGGTCTTACAGCGCGCTTGCAAGATACATCAGGGATAATGCGATTGAGAAGGGGTATGAATCATTGTCAAAAGCATCGAAGGCCACAGTATGGAGGATATTGAACAAGGCGAAGATAAAGCCTCACAAGATACGGTATTATCTTGAGCGGAGGGACGAGGAGTTTGAGAGGAAGATGAAAGAGGTTTTAATGGTATATCAGGAGGTTAACATCTGGAATGAGCAGTCCGAGGACACTTCTGTGAGGCCTGACGTAATCACCGTGTCGGTTGATGAGAAGCCGGGGATACAGGCTATAGCGAATGTAGCGCCTGATTTGCCTCCGAAGCCGGGTGAGCATGGAGAGATTGGACGGGACTATGAGTACAAGAGACTGGGCACGGTATCGTTGCTTGCGGCATTGGATTTGCACGACGGGAGGATAATAGCGAAGGTGAGGGATCGTCATCGCAGCAGGGAGTTTATAGAGCTGTTAAAAGAGCTTGATAAGTACTATCCGAAGAAGAATACGATCCGCCTGGTGCTGGACAATCATTCTTCTCATGTATCGAAAGAGACGACGAGGTATCTTGGTACGAGGCCGGGGAGGTTTATATACGTGCATACTCCGAAGCATGGGTCGTGGCTGAATTTGGTGGAGACGGCGTTCTCGAAGATGGCCCGTGGTTTTTTACGGCACATTCGGGT